The following are encoded in a window of Hemitrygon akajei chromosome 24, sHemAka1.3, whole genome shotgun sequence genomic DNA:
- the LOC140715551 gene encoding probable G-protein coupled receptor 139 — protein sequence MSESWRQPFIELQKVYYVALCVLGIPGNLFAIYIICCRACGLSRTTTIYLVALAVSDTLCLICAGILNLTKLWLGPDSSWVYTTWWCASIVLEYGTVLLSVWIIVAFTIERYVVLFNKRLKFHIAKPKNTLWIVLGVVLLSYTLTTLAFLMNKFAKHSVAATAWVSRNYTRDWQKECALFNNTFCPTSVWLHTIISGGIPYLLILVFSILIACRLHYKTKIHSEFENATFKVTRIKTRRSAQILLAVSFAAVALGLPRFITECLPTDLGGVNYFDYSVVTNVVPDTLFMLQWFNSAINFWLFSSVSSAFRKEFMTILAFSSCREKPPVSVSTVPVNTLKNVFQTKYCFTK from the exons ATGAGTGAAAGTTGGAGACAGCCTTTCATTGAGTTACAGAAAGTGTATTATGTTGCTTTATGTGTCCTTGGAATTCCAG GAAATCTGTTCGCCATCTATATTATCTGCTGTCGAGCGTGTGGCTTGTCAAGAACCACAACGATCTATTTGGTTGCCCTGGCCGTATCGGACACTCTATGCCTGATCTGCGCAGGTATTTTGAACCTAACCAAGTTATGGCTGGGTCCGGATTCCAGCTGGGTCTATACCACTTGGTGGTGTGCTTCCATCGTGTTGGAGTATGGCACCGTCCTCCTTTCTGTCTGGATTATCGTGGCCTTCACCATTGAAAGATACGTCGTGTTATTCAACAAGAGACTGAAGTTCCACATAGCCAAGCCAAAGAATACTCTGTGGATAGTTCTGGGAGTTGTGCTCCTCTCTTATACGTTGACCACCCTCGCTTTTTTAATGAATAAGTTTGCAAAGCACTCTGTCGCAGCAACTGCCTGGGTTTCAAGGAACTACACCAGGGACTGGCAGAAGGAATGTGCCCTCTTCAACAACACCTTCTGCCCCACATCCGTTTGGCTTCACACCATCATATCTGGCGGAATTCCTTACCTCCTGATCCTGGTCTTCAGCATTCTGATCGCCTGCCGGTTACATTACAAAACCAAGATCCACTCGGAATTCGAAAATGCCACGTTCAAGGTCACCAGGATAAAAACCAGGAGGTCGGCACAGATCCTGCTTGCCGTCTCCTTTGCCGCGGTCGCTCTCGGCCTCCCCAGGTTCATTACCGAATGCCTGCCAACCGACTTGGGGGGCGTAAATTACTTTGATTACAGCGTCGTGACGAACGTGGTGCCCGACACTCTCTTCATGCTCCAGTGGTTTAATTCAGCAATCAACTTCTGGCTTTTCTCCTCTGTGTCATCTGCCTTTCGAAAGGAGTTCATGACAATCCTCGCATTCAGTAGCTGTCGGGAAAAGCCTCCAGTGAGCGTATCGACTGTGCCGGTCAACACCCTGAAGAACGTGTTCCAGACTAAGTACTGCTTCACAAAATGA